A window of the Procambarus clarkii isolate CNS0578487 chromosome 79, FALCON_Pclarkii_2.0, whole genome shotgun sequence genome harbors these coding sequences:
- the LOC123764573 gene encoding serine/arginine-rich splicing factor 4-like produces the protein MKVIDIGYGGSRHEHHIKRSDMAAGEPIETEHPGGLRETGSLDSDAGGHHHHPHNRSAGKQITHTTDQQENRSPTQQISRKTDHQHNRSAGKQITHTTDQQENRSPTQQISRKTDHPHNRSAGKQITNTTDQQENRSPTQQINRKTDHPHNRSAGKQITHTTDQQENRLPTQQISRKTDYPHNRSGGKQITHTTDQQENRLPTQQISRKTDYPHNRSGGKQITHTTDQQENRSPTLQISRKTDHQHNRSAGKQITHTTDQQENRSPTQQISRKTDHQHNRSAGKQITNTTDQQENRSAGKKNNPGVEDQNKSQSKAIKTKKLTRNSRCRTDSIIEARTARNPCGDQHD, from the coding sequence GGAACCGATCGAGACGGAACATCCAGGTGGACTTCGGGAGACAGGGAGCCTGGACAGCGACGCCGGTGGACACCATCATCACCCACACAACAGATCAGCAGGAAAACAGATCACCCACACAACAGATCAGCAGGAAAACAGATCACCCACACAACAGATCAGCAGGAAAACAGATCACCAACACAACAGATCAGCAGGAAAACAGATCACCCACACAACAGATCAGCAGGAAAACAGATCACCAACACAACAGATCAGCAGGAAAACAGATCACCCACACAACAGATCAGCAGGAAAACAGATCACCAACACAACAGATCAGCAGGAAAACAGATCACCCACACAACAGATCAACAGGAAAACAGATCACCCACACAACAGATCAGCAGGAAAACAGATTACCCACACAACAGATCAACAGGAAAACAGATTACCCACACAACAGATCAGCAGGAAAACAGATTACCCACACAAcagatcaggaggaaaacagatcACCCACACTACAGATCAGCAGGAAAACAGATTACCCACACAACAGATCAGCAGGAAAACAGATTACCCACACAAcagatcaggaggaaaacagatcACCCACACTACAGATCAGCAGGAAAACAGATCACCCACACTACAGATCAGCAGGAAAACAGATCACCAACACAACAGATCAGCAGGAAAACAGATCACCCACACAACAGATCAGCAGGAAAACAGATCACCAACACAACAGATCAGCAGGAAAACAGATCACCAACACAACAGATCAGCAGGAAAACAGATCACCAACACAACAGATCAGCAGGAAAACAGATCAGCAGGAAAAAAAAACAATCCCGGAGTCGAAGACCAAAATAAGAGTCAATCAAAAGCCATCAAAACAAAGAAGTTGACCCGGAACTCGAGGTGCAGAACGGACTCCATCATCGAAGCCAGGACCGCGAGAAACCCGTGTGGTGACCAGCACGACTAA